The following coding sequences are from one Streptomyces angustmyceticus window:
- a CDS encoding ABC transporter permease, translating into MSTVRRPDHRSEQHGSHRSARSSHSAGLRHVLTHLITPLLMCIGMGLAYLGAFANPAPHHLPVAVVGSGRSAQLLAQSINDKADGDLEVRTVADRSAAVDRLKHQEIFGAYVIHAQGARGETSAKGASANEASANGASADEVSKGVTRQKGAMKSAAGRAGDGGVAGGSVRQTPELLVATAGSDTSASVVQKVFTPIAAHQGAPLKVTDVAPPAEDDPTGQGIFFLLVAISIGSYASVAVIGGAGAVLPVRWRAALAIGTSLVVSLIGTAFAGPVFHLVEHGLRGLWGMAWLYSAGILLIGTGLHTFLKRWTTLGVMALFVMLNFTSSGGIFRPEMQNGFFAALHSFWNGAGFVEGTRSHVYFDDYGLPGHVWTLVGWLVAGLLMVGVAALAEKRRRSAEAEAAAHATAVAAAAVAATVPEPMSERGSRAVRSAGATGAGQGSGAVEADAADAAEAEMEEAVGV; encoded by the coding sequence ATGAGTACGGTCCGACGCCCCGACCACCGAAGCGAGCAGCACGGCAGCCACCGTTCCGCGCGCTCCTCCCACTCCGCCGGGCTGCGTCATGTGCTGACGCACCTGATCACGCCGCTGCTGATGTGCATCGGGATGGGGCTGGCGTACCTGGGGGCCTTCGCGAACCCCGCGCCGCACCACCTGCCCGTCGCGGTCGTCGGATCGGGCCGGAGCGCGCAGCTGCTCGCCCAGTCGATCAACGACAAGGCGGACGGTGACCTGGAGGTGCGGACCGTCGCCGACCGGTCCGCGGCGGTCGACCGGCTCAAGCACCAGGAGATCTTTGGTGCGTATGTGATCCATGCGCAGGGGGCGAGGGGCGAGACGTCGGCGAAGGGGGCTTCGGCGAACGAGGCATCGGCTAACGGGGCATCGGCTGACGAAGTGTCGAAGGGCGTGACGCGCCAGAAGGGTGCGATGAAGAGCGCGGCGGGGAGGGCCGGTGACGGCGGAGTCGCGGGCGGCTCGGTGCGGCAGACGCCTGAGCTGTTGGTGGCGACCGCCGGGTCCGACACCAGCGCCTCCGTCGTGCAGAAGGTCTTCACCCCGATCGCGGCGCACCAGGGCGCGCCGCTGAAGGTCACGGACGTGGCGCCGCCGGCCGAGGACGATCCGACGGGCCAGGGCATCTTCTTCCTGCTGGTCGCGATCAGCATCGGCTCGTACGCCTCGGTCGCGGTGATCGGCGGTGCCGGGGCCGTGCTGCCGGTCCGGTGGCGGGCGGCGCTGGCGATCGGCACGTCCCTCGTCGTCAGCCTCATCGGTACGGCGTTCGCCGGTCCGGTCTTCCACCTCGTCGAGCACGGACTCCGGGGCCTGTGGGGCATGGCCTGGCTCTACTCCGCCGGCATCCTGCTGATCGGCACCGGCCTGCACACCTTCCTCAAGCGCTGGACCACGCTCGGCGTGATGGCCCTCTTCGTGATGCTCAACTTCACGTCCTCCGGCGGCATCTTCCGCCCGGAGATGCAGAACGGCTTCTTCGCGGCGCTGCACTCCTTCTGGAACGGTGCGGGCTTCGTGGAGGGCACGCGCAGCCACGTCTACTTCGACGACTACGGCCTGCCGGGGCACGTCTGGACGCTGGTGGGGTGGCTGGTCGCCGGCCTGCTGATGGTCGGGGTGGCGGCACTGGCCGAGAAGCGGCGGCGCAGCGCTGAGGCGGAAGCGGCGGCCCATGCCACGGCGGTGGCGGCGGCCGCGGTGGCGGCGACGGTGCCGGAGCCGATGTCGGAGCGGGGGAGCCGGGCGGTGCGGTCGGCGGGTGCGACAGGGGCTGGTCAGGGCAGTGGGGCCGTGGAGGCTGATGCGGCGGACGCTGCGGAGGCGGAGATGGAGGAGGCTGTGGGGGTCTAG
- a CDS encoding winged helix-turn-helix transcriptional regulator, translated as MADHGEATCRQVDGGMTRVFELFGKRWTGLIVATLMPAPVHFADLRRAIPGISERMLSDRLMELAATGLVVREVDAGPPLRVSYRLTEAGLAMEPALKELARWAETYLADGGQCPEQFRK; from the coding sequence ATGGCGGATCATGGCGAGGCGACGTGCAGGCAGGTCGACGGCGGCATGACGCGCGTCTTCGAGCTGTTCGGGAAGCGGTGGACGGGGCTGATCGTCGCCACCCTGATGCCGGCCCCGGTGCACTTCGCCGATCTGCGGCGGGCCATCCCCGGCATCAGCGAGCGCATGCTCTCCGACCGCCTCATGGAGCTGGCGGCGACCGGGCTGGTCGTGCGCGAGGTGGACGCGGGGCCGCCGCTGCGCGTCTCCTACCGGCTCACGGAGGCCGGTCTCGCGATGGAGCCCGCGCTCAAGGAACTGGCGCGCTGGGCGGAGACCTACCTCGCCGACGGCGGGCAGTGTCCGGAACAGTTCCGGAAGTGA
- a CDS encoding FtsW/RodA/SpoVE family cell cycle protein, producing MSSTTNTTTIGTIGAPSRRNTELAMLVFAVLIPVFAYVNVGLAKDGSVPAGVLGYSLGLGLLAGVAHLVVRKWAPYADPLMLPIATLLNGLGLIFIWRLDQEPSLGKAMAPNQLMWSTLGVAFFLAILIFLKDHRVLQRYTYISMVVALILLVAPVFFPGVNGAKIWITIPGLGSLQPGEFAKIIIAIFFAGYLMVKRDALALASRRFMGLYLPRGRDLGPILVIWALSLMILVFETDLGTSLLFFGLFVVMLYVATERTSWIVFGLLLSAGGAVAVATFESHVQTRVHNWLNPLELSNGGVTETAQAMYSFGSGGILGSGLGQGYSRLILGIAPKSDYILATVGEEVGLAGLMAILLLYGLLIERGIRTALAARDPFGKLLSIGLSGAFALQVFVVAGGVTGLIPLTGMTMPFLAQGGSSVIANWALVAILLRISDTARRPAPAPAPSTDAEMTQVVRP from the coding sequence ATGAGCAGCACCACCAACACCACCACCATTGGCACCATCGGGGCCCCGAGCCGCCGCAACACCGAGCTGGCGATGCTCGTCTTCGCGGTGCTGATTCCGGTGTTCGCGTACGTCAACGTCGGTCTGGCAAAGGACGGTTCGGTACCCGCCGGCGTGCTGGGCTACAGCCTCGGCCTGGGCCTGCTGGCCGGCGTCGCCCACCTCGTCGTCCGCAAGTGGGCGCCGTACGCCGATCCGCTGATGCTGCCCATCGCCACCCTGCTCAACGGGCTGGGACTGATCTTCATCTGGCGGCTGGACCAGGAGCCCTCGCTCGGCAAGGCGATGGCGCCCAACCAGCTGATGTGGTCGACGCTCGGTGTCGCCTTCTTCCTCGCCATCCTGATCTTCCTCAAGGACCACCGTGTCCTGCAGCGCTACACCTACATCTCGATGGTCGTCGCGCTGATCCTGCTGGTCGCGCCGGTGTTCTTCCCCGGCGTGAACGGCGCGAAGATCTGGATCACGATCCCGGGTCTCGGCTCACTGCAGCCCGGTGAGTTCGCGAAGATCATCATCGCGATCTTCTTCGCCGGCTATCTGATGGTGAAGCGGGACGCGCTGGCGCTGGCCAGCCGCCGTTTCATGGGGCTCTACCTCCCGCGCGGCCGTGACCTCGGGCCCATCCTCGTCATCTGGGCGCTCAGCCTGATGATCCTGGTCTTCGAGACCGACCTGGGCACCTCGCTGCTGTTCTTCGGCCTGTTCGTCGTGATGCTGTACGTGGCGACCGAGCGCACCAGCTGGATCGTGTTCGGCCTGCTGCTCAGCGCGGGCGGCGCGGTCGCGGTGGCGACGTTCGAGTCGCACGTCCAGACGCGTGTGCACAACTGGCTCAACCCGCTGGAGCTGTCCAACGGCGGTGTCACCGAGACCGCCCAGGCCATGTACTCCTTCGGGTCCGGCGGCATCCTCGGCTCCGGTCTGGGACAGGGCTACTCCCGCCTCATCCTGGGCATCGCCCCGAAGAGCGACTACATCCTCGCCACGGTCGGCGAGGAGGTCGGCCTCGCCGGTCTGATGGCCATCCTGCTGCTGTACGGCCTGCTGATCGAGCGCGGTATCCGTACGGCGCTGGCCGCCCGCGACCCCTTCGGCAAGCTGCTGTCGATCGGCCTGTCCGGCGCCTTCGCGCTGCAGGTCTTCGTCGTCGCCGGTGGCGTGACGGGCCTGATCCCGCTGACGGGTATGACGATGCCGTTCCTCGCCCAGGGCGGCTCGTCCGTGATCGCCAACTGGGCACTGGTCGCGATCCTGCTCCGGATCAGCGACACCGCGCGCCGCCCGGCGCCGGCTCCCGCCCCGTCCACCGACGCCGAGATGACTCAGGTGGTCCGCCCGTGA
- a CDS encoding MarR family winged helix-turn-helix transcriptional regulator, whose protein sequence is MTHRDDSVETIQQEMTAFARRARATAARMHPELSLVSYTLLAHLDDQHGCRATDLAAHYLLDKSTVSRQIAALEKLGFVERRVDPEDHRVQVLHPTEKGAQVLANVTASRRKAFRERLADWDEDDLDRFAAYLLRYNAAQERLG, encoded by the coding sequence GTGACCCACCGCGACGACTCCGTCGAGACCATCCAGCAGGAGATGACCGCGTTCGCCCGCCGGGCCCGCGCGACCGCCGCCCGGATGCACCCCGAGCTGTCACTGGTCTCCTACACCCTGCTGGCACACCTCGATGACCAGCACGGATGCCGCGCCACGGACCTCGCCGCGCACTACCTCCTGGACAAGTCCACGGTCAGCCGGCAGATCGCCGCACTGGAGAAACTCGGCTTCGTCGAACGCCGCGTCGATCCGGAGGACCACCGGGTCCAGGTGCTGCACCCCACCGAGAAGGGCGCCCAGGTTCTCGCCAACGTCACCGCCAGCCGCCGCAAAGCCTTCCGGGAGCGACTGGCCGACTGGGACGAGGACGACCTCGACCGCTTCGCCGCCTACCTGCTGCGCTACAACGCCGCCCAGGAACGGCTGGGATAG
- a CDS encoding peptidoglycan D,D-transpeptidase FtsI family protein, producing MNKPLRRVAIFCGLLVLALLVRVNWVQFVQGDALKNDPHNRRVAIERYSTPRGNIIVDGKAITGSTTTDSGDFKYKRTYKNGKMWAPVTGYASQAFDANQLEKLNDGILSGTDDRLFFSRTVDMFTGGKQKGGNVVTTLDAKAQKAAYDGLGTQKGAVAAINPETGAILALASTPSYDPSTFAGMSNKDAEAYNALQKKSDPDEPMLNRALRQTYPPGSTFKVVTASAALENGLYHDVNAKTDSPLPYTLPDTSGLPLKNEGNIPCKDASLREALRWSCNTVFGKISADLGNKKMKAEAEKFGFNDPGINTPVRASESIYPTDNRPQNAMAGIGQASNRATPLQMAMVASAVANGGKLMKPYMVDQLVAPNLNVVQQHTPQEMSRPLSPENAQKVQSIMETVVKEGTGTSAQIPGVTVGGKTGTAQHGENNKDNPYAWFISYAKTDKGTPVAVAVVIEGSDTLRDDIAGGKLAAPIAKRVMQAVLEGEK from the coding sequence GTGAACAAGCCCCTGCGCCGGGTCGCGATCTTCTGCGGCCTGCTCGTCCTCGCTCTGCTCGTCCGCGTCAACTGGGTGCAGTTCGTCCAGGGTGACGCGCTCAAGAACGACCCGCACAACCGCCGGGTCGCCATCGAGCGCTACAGCACCCCGCGCGGCAACATCATCGTCGACGGCAAGGCCATCACCGGCTCCACGACCACCGACAGCGGCGACTTCAAGTACAAGCGCACGTACAAGAACGGCAAGATGTGGGCGCCGGTCACCGGCTACGCCTCGCAGGCCTTCGACGCCAACCAGCTCGAGAAGCTCAACGACGGCATACTCAGCGGCACCGACGACAGGCTCTTCTTCAGCCGCACGGTCGACATGTTCACCGGCGGCAAGCAGAAGGGCGGCAACGTGGTCACCACCCTCGACGCCAAGGCCCAGAAGGCCGCCTACGACGGTCTCGGCACGCAGAAGGGCGCGGTCGCCGCGATCAACCCGGAGACCGGCGCGATCCTGGCCCTGGCCAGCACCCCGTCCTACGACCCGTCGACCTTCGCGGGCATGAGCAACAAGGACGCCGAGGCGTACAACGCGCTGCAGAAGAAGAGCGACCCGGACGAGCCGATGCTCAACCGGGCGCTGCGCCAGACCTACCCGCCCGGCTCCACCTTCAAGGTCGTCACGGCCTCGGCGGCGCTGGAGAACGGGCTGTACCACGACGTCAACGCCAAGACCGACTCGCCGCTGCCCTACACGCTCCCCGACACCTCGGGCCTGCCGCTGAAGAACGAGGGCAACATCCCCTGCAAGGACGCCAGCCTGCGCGAGGCGCTGCGCTGGTCCTGCAACACGGTGTTCGGCAAGATCAGCGCGGACCTCGGCAACAAGAAGATGAAGGCCGAGGCGGAGAAGTTCGGCTTCAACGACCCGGGGATCAACACTCCGGTCCGCGCCTCGGAGAGCATCTACCCCACGGACAACCGGCCGCAGAACGCCATGGCGGGCATCGGCCAGGCCTCCAACCGCGCCACGCCGCTGCAGATGGCCATGGTCGCCTCGGCGGTCGCCAACGGCGGCAAGCTGATGAAGCCGTACATGGTCGACCAGCTGGTCGCGCCGAACCTCAACGTCGTGCAGCAGCACACGCCGCAGGAGATGAGCCGGCCGCTCAGCCCCGAGAACGCCCAGAAGGTCCAGAGCATCATGGAGACCGTGGTCAAGGAGGGCACCGGAACCAGCGCCCAGATCCCGGGCGTCACAGTCGGCGGAAAGACCGGTACCGCGCAGCACGGCGAGAACAACAAGGACAACCCGTACGCCTGGTTCATCTCCTACGCGAAGACCGACAAGGGCACCCCCGTCGCGGTCGCCGTCGTCATTGAGGGATCCGACACCCTTCGCGACGACATCGCCGGCGGAAAGCTCGCGGCTCCGATCGCGAAGCGCGTCATGCAGGCGGTACTCGAAGGCGAGAAGTGA
- a CDS encoding FHA domain-containing protein FhaB/FipA, which yields MSELTLTVMRLGFLAVLWLFVIVAVQVIRSDLFGTRVTQRGAARRGGQEARPQRQAAPSQQQQQRRQEGGRGNNRQRRGAPTKLVVSEGSLTGTTVALQGQTISLGRAHDSTIVLDDDYASSRHARIYPDRDGQWIVEDLGSTNGTYLDRTRLTTPTPIPLGAPIRIGKTVIELRK from the coding sequence ATGTCAGAGCTGACCCTCACGGTCATGCGGTTGGGTTTCCTCGCCGTACTGTGGCTGTTCGTCATCGTGGCCGTTCAGGTCATCCGCAGCGATCTGTTCGGCACGCGCGTCACACAGCGCGGTGCCGCCCGGCGCGGCGGGCAGGAAGCGCGTCCGCAGCGGCAGGCTGCGCCGTCGCAGCAACAACAACAGCGCCGCCAGGAAGGCGGCCGCGGCAACAACCGTCAGCGGCGCGGAGCACCCACCAAGCTGGTGGTCTCCGAGGGCTCGCTGACCGGCACCACCGTCGCCCTCCAAGGCCAGACCATCTCCCTGGGCCGTGCACACGACTCCACGATCGTGCTGGACGACGACTACGCGTCCAGCAGGCATGCCAGGATCTACCCGGACCGTGACGGCCAGTGGATCGTCGAGGATCTCGGTTCCACCAACGGCACGTACCTGGACCGGACCCGACTGACGACCCCGACACCGATTCCGCTGGGAGCCCCGATCCGCATCGGCAAGACCGTCATCGAGCTGCGGAAGTAG
- a CDS encoding PP2C family protein-serine/threonine phosphatase has protein sequence MSLSLRFAAGSHKGMIREGNEDSGYAGPRLLAIADGMGGQAAGEVASSEVISTLVQLDDDVPGSDLLTSLGTSVQRANDQLRVMVEEDPQLEGMGTTLTALLWTGQRLGLVHVGDSRAYLLRDGVLTQITQDHTWVQRLVDEGRITEEEATTHPQRSLLMRALGSGDHVEPDLSIREVRAGDRYLICSDGLSGVVSHQTLEETLASYHGPHETVQELIQLALRGGGPDNITCIVADVLDVDGNDTMAGQLNDTPVVVGAVAENQHQLSDPSTLQTPAARAAELGRPGGAPAGPGGAFGPPGSGEHEVGGPPQGSFGAFMDEDFVKPRRRGRWLKRSLFIALALAVVGGGCYAGYNWTQTQYFVGAKDDHVALYRGISQDLAWIKLNDVDEDHPEIELKYLPLYQRNQVKETIAVDSRTQAGEKVTELNKQANACRSKEQREAAEREAARHPGKGQAGTPSKPGTPSKSGTPSTRPGSTGKAGNDSGTGAAGTLAATVTPKPTPTTSQAPSEDQQKLEKNCSTQQ, from the coding sequence ATGAGCTTGTCACTGCGCTTCGCCGCCGGATCGCACAAGGGCATGATCCGCGAGGGCAACGAGGACTCCGGCTACGCCGGGCCGCGGCTGCTCGCCATCGCCGACGGCATGGGCGGGCAGGCCGCCGGTGAGGTCGCCTCCTCCGAGGTGATCTCCACGCTCGTCCAGCTCGACGACGACGTCCCCGGCTCCGACCTCCTCACGTCGCTGGGCACGTCCGTCCAGCGCGCCAACGACCAGCTGCGGGTGATGGTCGAGGAGGACCCCCAGCTGGAGGGCATGGGCACCACCCTGACCGCCCTGCTGTGGACCGGTCAGCGCCTCGGCCTCGTGCACGTCGGCGACTCGCGCGCGTACCTGCTGCGCGACGGCGTGCTGACCCAGATCACCCAGGACCACACCTGGGTGCAGCGGCTGGTCGACGAGGGCCGGATCACCGAAGAGGAAGCCACCACCCATCCGCAGCGGTCGCTGCTGATGCGGGCGCTGGGCAGCGGCGATCATGTCGAGCCCGACCTGTCGATCCGCGAGGTGCGGGCCGGCGACCGGTACCTGATCTGCTCGGACGGCCTGTCCGGGGTGGTCAGCCACCAGACGCTGGAAGAGACCCTCGCCAGCTACCACGGGCCGCACGAGACCGTGCAGGAGCTGATCCAGCTCGCGCTGCGCGGCGGCGGACCCGACAACATCACCTGCATCGTCGCCGACGTCCTGGACGTGGACGGCAACGACACCATGGCCGGGCAGCTCAACGACACCCCGGTCGTCGTCGGTGCCGTCGCCGAGAACCAGCACCAGCTCAGCGACCCGAGCACGCTGCAGACCCCCGCGGCGCGGGCCGCCGAGCTCGGCCGGCCGGGCGGCGCACCCGCCGGTCCCGGAGGTGCCTTCGGGCCGCCCGGCAGCGGTGAGCACGAGGTCGGCGGTCCGCCGCAGGGCTCGTTCGGCGCGTTCATGGACGAGGACTTCGTCAAGCCGCGCCGGCGCGGACGGTGGCTCAAGCGGTCGCTGTTCATCGCGCTGGCGCTCGCCGTCGTGGGCGGCGGGTGCTACGCGGGCTACAACTGGACGCAGACCCAGTACTTCGTCGGCGCCAAGGACGACCACGTCGCGCTCTACCGGGGCATCAGCCAGGACCTCGCGTGGATAAAGCTCAACGACGTGGACGAGGACCACCCCGAGATCGAACTCAAGTACCTGCCGCTGTACCAGCGCAACCAGGTCAAGGAGACGATCGCGGTCGACAGCCGTACCCAGGCCGGCGAAAAGGTCACCGAACTGAACAAGCAGGCCAATGCCTGCCGTAGTAAGGAGCAGCGGGAGGCAGCCGAACGCGAGGCGGCGCGTCACCCGGGCAAGGGTCAGGCGGGCACGCCGTCCAAGCCCGGTACCCCGTCGAAGTCCGGTACGCCGAGCACCCGGCCCGGCTCCACCGGCAAGGCGGGCAACGACAGCGGCACCGGTGCGGCCGGCACGCTGGCGGCGACCGTGACTCCGAAACCCACACCCACCACCAGCCAGGCCCCCTCCGAGGACCAGCAGAAGCTGGAAAAGAATTGCAGCACCCAGCAGTGA
- a CDS encoding FMN-dependent NADH-azoreductase, translating to MATLLLIDSSVFPEGGSASRSVTAAFRKAWEEQHPDGTVIHRDLAADPLPHLDAVAASAGFSDPATHTPEQQAAFALRVQLAEELEQADAIVIGAPMYNFTIPSTLKAWLDQVILMGRTAGEQPSAKGTPVTVVASRGGSYAPGTPREPFEYVQNYLEAVLGGGMGLDVDFIVPELTMAPSNPAMAELVPLYETSRDKAHEDATAKAKALAARLAA from the coding sequence ATGGCCACGCTCCTGCTCATCGACTCCTCCGTGTTCCCCGAAGGCGGCTCCGCCTCCCGCTCGGTCACCGCGGCCTTCCGCAAGGCATGGGAGGAACAGCACCCCGACGGCACCGTGATCCACCGCGACCTGGCCGCCGACCCGCTGCCGCATCTCGACGCGGTCGCCGCCTCCGCCGGCTTCTCCGACCCGGCCACCCACACCCCCGAGCAGCAGGCGGCCTTCGCGCTGCGCGTGCAGCTGGCCGAGGAACTGGAGCAGGCCGACGCGATCGTCATCGGCGCCCCGATGTACAACTTCACGATCCCCTCCACGCTCAAGGCATGGCTCGACCAGGTGATCCTCATGGGCCGCACGGCGGGCGAGCAGCCGTCCGCCAAGGGCACCCCGGTCACCGTCGTCGCCAGCCGCGGCGGCTCCTACGCGCCGGGCACGCCCCGTGAGCCCTTCGAGTACGTGCAGAACTACCTGGAGGCCGTACTGGGCGGCGGGATGGGCCTGGACGTCGACTTCATCGTCCCGGAGCTGACCATGGCCCCCAGCAACCCGGCGATGGCCGAGCTGGTGCCGCTGTACGAGACCTCCCGCGACAAGGCACACGAGGACGCGACCGCCAAGGCGAAGGCCCTCGCCGCACGCCTCGCCGCCTGA
- a CDS encoding FhaA domain-containing protein, with protein sequence MGVLKRFEQRLEGLVNGTFAKVFKSEVQPVEIAGALQRECDNNATIWNRDRTVVPNDFIVELSTPDYERLSPYSGQLGDELSSMVRDYAKQQRYTFMGSIKVHLEKADDLDTGLYRVRSRTLASSSSQDQPGPGASQRAAAPRGGRPGGGHVSPPPMPSSPPPGGAQPVPRTAPPGAGPQPHAQTRRWIEINGTRHQISRPTLVLGRSTDADVRIDDPGVSRRHCEIRVGTPPTIQDLGSTNGIVVDGQHTTHANLRDGSRIVVGSTTIVYRQAEG encoded by the coding sequence GTGGGAGTACTGAAGCGTTTCGAGCAGCGTCTCGAAGGTCTCGTCAACGGCACCTTCGCCAAGGTGTTCAAGTCCGAGGTGCAGCCCGTTGAGATCGCCGGTGCGCTGCAGCGCGAGTGCGACAACAACGCCACCATCTGGAACCGCGACCGCACGGTCGTCCCCAACGACTTCATCGTCGAGCTGAGCACCCCGGACTACGAGCGGCTGAGCCCCTACAGCGGGCAGCTCGGCGACGAGCTCTCCAGCATGGTCCGCGACTACGCCAAGCAGCAGCGGTACACCTTCATGGGCTCGATCAAGGTCCACCTGGAGAAGGCCGACGATCTCGACACCGGCCTGTACCGCGTCCGCAGCCGCACGCTCGCCTCCAGCTCGTCCCAGGACCAGCCCGGTCCCGGGGCCTCCCAACGCGCCGCCGCACCCCGCGGCGGCCGCCCCGGCGGCGGCCATGTGAGCCCGCCCCCCATGCCTTCGTCCCCGCCTCCCGGCGGCGCACAGCCCGTACCTCGTACGGCACCGCCCGGTGCAGGACCGCAGCCCCACGCGCAGACCCGGCGCTGGATCGAGATCAACGGCACCCGCCACCAGATCTCGCGCCCGACGCTCGTGCTGGGCCGCAGCACCGACGCTGACGTACGGATCGACGACCCGGGTGTCTCCCGGCGTCACTGTGAGATCCGGGTCGGAACGCCCCCCACGATCCAGGATCTGGGCTCCACGAACGGCATCGTGGTAGACGGGCAGCACACCACTCACGCTAATCTCCGCGACGGCTCGCGGATTGTCGTGGGCAGTACCACCATCGTTTACCGGCAAGCCGAAGGGTGA
- a CDS encoding DUF2252 domain-containing protein, whose amino-acid sequence MPRVPYVTGFAKADVQGSSPKAAGRALRERVPRAEHAALTIAAGRPDAVAAVERSNAGRLPELTPIRVGRMAASPFAFLRGSAGLMAYDLTGSPVTGIGAQICGDAHAANFGLYGDARGQLVIDLNDFDETLYGPWEWDVKRLATSMVLAGREAGADEDACRKAAQDAAGAYRRTMRLLAKLPVTEAWNAIADEALVSHADAKDLVGTLERVADKARKNTSARFAAKATEETPDGGRRFVDAQPVLRRVPDAEAAAVAASLAGYLETLPEDLLPLIARHAIHDVAFRVVGTGSVGLRSYVVLLLDHRGEPLVLQVKEARASVLAPFVAKVGFPVPPVVHEGRRVVLGQRRMQVVSDILLGWTTVHDAAAPGNGAIAGNGRREGREFQVRQFRNRKGSVDPAQLSGDQMDDYARMTGALLARAHAHSADPRLLAGYCGKNEELDEAIGKFAVSYADRTEADHAELAAAVKSGRIPAETGV is encoded by the coding sequence ATGCCGCGTGTGCCGTACGTAACGGGGTTTGCGAAGGCGGATGTGCAGGGATCGTCGCCCAAGGCGGCCGGGCGGGCGTTGCGGGAGCGCGTTCCGCGTGCCGAGCATGCCGCGCTGACGATCGCGGCCGGGCGGCCGGATGCGGTGGCGGCGGTTGAGCGGTCCAATGCCGGCCGTCTGCCCGAACTGACGCCGATACGGGTCGGCCGGATGGCCGCGAGCCCCTTCGCCTTCCTTCGTGGCTCAGCGGGCCTGATGGCGTACGACCTGACGGGCAGCCCCGTGACCGGCATCGGCGCGCAGATCTGCGGAGACGCCCACGCCGCCAATTTCGGACTGTACGGCGACGCCCGCGGCCAGCTCGTCATCGATCTCAATGACTTCGACGAGACCCTGTACGGGCCGTGGGAGTGGGATGTGAAGCGGCTTGCGACGTCGATGGTGCTGGCAGGCCGGGAGGCGGGCGCGGACGAGGACGCCTGCCGCAAGGCGGCACAGGACGCGGCGGGCGCGTACCGGCGCACGATGCGACTGTTGGCGAAGCTGCCGGTGACCGAGGCATGGAACGCGATCGCCGACGAGGCGCTGGTCTCCCACGCTGACGCCAAGGACCTGGTGGGGACGCTGGAGCGGGTCGCGGACAAGGCGCGCAAGAACACCAGCGCGCGCTTCGCGGCGAAGGCGACGGAGGAAACACCGGACGGTGGCCGCCGGTTCGTGGACGCGCAGCCGGTGCTGCGGAGGGTGCCGGACGCGGAGGCGGCAGCGGTGGCCGCATCCCTCGCCGGCTACCTGGAGACGCTCCCCGAAGACCTGCTGCCGCTGATAGCTCGGCACGCGATACACGATGTGGCCTTCCGCGTGGTCGGCACCGGCAGCGTGGGCCTGCGGTCGTACGTGGTGCTGCTGTTGGACCACCGGGGCGAGCCGCTCGTCCTGCAGGTGAAGGAGGCGCGCGCCTCGGTGCTGGCGCCGTTCGTGGCGAAGGTCGGCTTCCCGGTACCGCCGGTGGTGCACGAGGGGCGCCGGGTGGTGCTCGGGCAGCGCCGGATGCAGGTGGTCAGCGACATCCTGCTGGGCTGGACGACGGTGCACGATGCTGCGGCGCCGGGCAATGGAGCGATCGCGGGGAACGGCCGACGGGAAGGACGGGAGTTCCAGGTCCGCCAGTTCCGGAACCGCAAGGGCAGCGTGGACCCGGCGCAGTTGTCCGGCGATCAGATGGACGACTACGCCCGTATGACCGGCGCGCTCCTGGCCCGGGCCCATGCGCACAGCGCCGACCCACGCCTCCTGGCCGGCTACTGCGGCAAGAACGAGGAACTGGATGAAGCGATCGGGAAGTTCGCGGTGTCGTACGCGGACCGTACGGAGGCGGACCATGCGGAACTGGCCGCGGCGGTGAAGAGCGGGCGGATTCCGGCGGAGACGGGAGTGTGA